In Vigna unguiculata cultivar IT97K-499-35 chromosome 3, ASM411807v1, whole genome shotgun sequence, a single genomic region encodes these proteins:
- the LOC114175002 gene encoding CTP synthase-like translates to MKYVLVTGGVVSGLGKGVTASSIGLLLKACGLRVTAIKIDPYLNTDAGTMSPFEHGEVFVLDDGGEVDLDLGNYERFMDIKLTRDNNITTGKIYQSVINRERRGDYLGKTVQVVPHITDAIQDWIERVAHIPVDGKTGPADVCVIELGGTIGDIESMPFIQALGQFSYRVGAGNFCLVHVSLVPVLNVVGEQKTKPTQHSVRALRGQGLTPHILACRSTMVLDENARGKLSQFCLIPAENIITLYDVPNIWHIPLLLRDQKAHEAMFKVLNIHGVTKEPNLEEWTCRAESSDLLHEPVRIALVGKYTCLSDSYLSVLKALLHASVDCKKKLVVDWIPATNLESATAKENPDAYKAAWKLLKGADGVLVPGGFGDRGVQGKIIAARYARENRIPFLGICLGMQIAVIEFARSVLGVQDANSTEFDPHTKSPYIIFMPEGSKTQMGGTMRLGSRRTYFQTKECKSAKLYGCKSFIDERHRHRYEVNPELVSRLENAGLSFTGKDETGQRMEIVELPNHPYFIGAQFHPEFKSRPGKPSPLFLGFIGAACGQFDAVLQSSSIVDNSLSKGVGSDISAVNKAYKNITATKTAYRTEFIYGSCNGLHF, encoded by the exons ATGAAGTACGTGCTGGTGACTGGTGGAGTTGTTAGTGGTCTTGGCAAAGGTGTTACTGCCAGTAGTATCGGTTTGCTTCTCAAAGCTTGTGGACTTAGAGTCACTGCCATTAAAATTG ATCCTTACTTAAACACAGATGCGGGAACAATGTCCCCCTTTGAGCATGGAGAAGTGTTTGTGTTGGATGATGGTGGTGAG GTGGACCTGGATCTTGGAAACTATGAGCGTTTTATGGACATCAAGTTGACCCGTGATAATAACATAACTACTGGGAAGATTTACCAG TCTGTCATTAACAGAGAGAGAAGAGGAGACTATTTGGGAAAAACTGTTCAG GTTGTTCCTCATATCACTGATGCCATTCAAGATTGGATTGAAAGGGTGGCCCACATACCGGTAGATGGAAAAACCGGTCCAGCTGATGTATGTGTCATAGAATTGGGTGGAACCATAG GAGATATCGAGTCCATGCCATTTATTCAGGCACTAGGACAATTCTCATACAGAGTTG GTGCTGGAAACTTTTGCTTAGTTCATGTCAGCCTTGTTCCTGTTTTAAATGTTGTTGGTGAACAG aAAACAAAACCAACCCAACACAGTGTTCGTGCACTGAGAGGCCAAGGGCTGACTCCACATATTTTAGCATGCCGCAGTACAATG GTACTGGATGAAAATGCAAGGGGAAAACTCTCTCAATTTTGTCTAATTCCG GCGGAAAACATTATTACCCTTTATGATGTTCCCAACATCTGGCACATCCCTTTGCTTTTAAGA GATCAGAAGGCTCATGAAGCAATGTTTAAAGTGCTGAACATTCATGG TGTAACTAAAGAGCCTAATTTAGAAGAATGGACTTGCAGAGCTGAATCTAGTGATTTGCTTCATGAACCA GTTCGTATAGCCTTAGTGGGGAAATATACATGCCTCTCAGATTCCTACCTCTCCGTGCTAAAG GCCTTACTGCATGCTTCTGTTGATTGTAAAAAGAAACTTGTTGTAGACTGGATTCCAGCAACCAACCTTGAAAGTGCAACTGCAAAAGAG AATCCTGATGCATATAAGGCAGCGTGGAAGTTATTGAAG GGTGCAGATGGTGTGCTGGTTCCAGGAGGGTTTGGGGATAGAGGAGTGCAAGGAAAGATTATTGCAGCCAGATATGCCCGCGAAAACAGGATTCCATTCCTTGGCATTTGTCTTGGAATGCAAATTGCTGTCATAGAGTTTGCAAGATCTGTTCTTGGTGTTCAAGATGCTAAcagtactgaatttgatccccATACCAAAAGCCCATACATCATATTTATGCCTGAG GGATCAAAAACACAAATGGGAGGTACCATGCGCCTTGGATCAAGGAGGACATATTTCCAGACCAAGGAATGCAAATCTGCAAAACT ATATGGCTGCAAAAGCTTCATTGATGAGAGACATCGGCATAGATATGAg GTGAACCCAGAATTGGTATCTCGTTTGGAAAATGCAGGTCTTTCTTTTACTGGGAAGGATGAAACAGGTCAACGCATGGAG ATTGTTGAGCTACCTAACCACCCATATTTCATCGGAGCTCAATTTCATCCTGAATTTAAATCAAGACCAGGAAAACCTTCTCCTTTGTTCTTGG GGTTCATTGGAGCAGCATGTGGACAATTTGATGCTGTCTTACAGAGCTCTTCAATTGTTGATAATAGTCTCTCAAAAGGAGTAGGCAGTGACATCTCTGCAGTGAACAAAGCATACAAAAATATAACTGCAACAAAGACAGCTTATAGAACTGAGTTTATATATGGGAGTTGCAACGGGTTGCATTTCTAA